One Ricinus communis isolate WT05 ecotype wild-type chromosome 2, ASM1957865v1, whole genome shotgun sequence DNA segment encodes these proteins:
- the LOC125369256 gene encoding uncharacterized protein LOC125369256 encodes MVQQVSMSISLPGSFEEDIESLLSEQDDLTPESLFGIEEEYSDSTEYSEESSSDSDDNEISILMIRTAEEHHQHLEQFLAIIQKYGIMLSEKKIIPHLSSYTCHLSKMLKKDPPPWGTEQTTAVKRLKELVHNPPPLTIPSTGHLILQTDASNHAWGAILLENLNNKEQLCGYASGQFSPSERHYHSTYKEILAVKYGIKKFKFFLIG; translated from the exons ATGGTCCAGCAAGTTAGCATGTCCATATCTCTACCAGGTTCATTTGAAGAAGATATAGAGTCTCTCTTATCAGAACAAGACGATCTCACTCCAGAAAGTCTCTttggaatagaagaagaatattCAGACTCTACTGAATATTCAGAAGAGTCCTCTTCAGATTCTGATGATAATGAAATTTCAATTCTGATGATCA GGACAGCTGAGGAACATCATCAACACCTGGAACAATTCCTTGCTATCATCCAAAAGTATGGAATCATGCTTTCAGAGAAAAAGA TCATACCACACCTATCCAGTTACACATGTCATCTTTCCAAAATGCTCAAAAAGGACCCTCCCCCTTGGGGAACAGAACAAACAACAGCTGTCAAGAGACTAAAAGAATTGGTTCACAATCCTCCACCCCTTACCATTCCGTCTACAGGACATCTTATCCTACAGACTGACGCATCCAATCATGCATGGGGGGCAAttcttcttgaaaatctcaatAACAAGGAACAACTATGTGGTTATGCATCAGGACAATTTTCTCCATCTGAAAGGCATTAccattcaacatataaagagaTTCTGGCAGTCAAATACgggataaaaaagtttaagtTTTTCCTGATTGGTTAA